A genomic region of Oncorhynchus mykiss isolate Arlee chromosome 16, USDA_OmykA_1.1, whole genome shotgun sequence contains the following coding sequences:
- the LOC110492459 gene encoding glutamine-rich protein 1 isoform X5 has protein sequence MNNMEGSGGSFEDLVRLKARSVPQHRMKEFLESLANKGPEALQEFNHQSGATATTTTTTTVYQQGANCIYTDNTEVAGSLLELACPQQQVQVSQQQVMASQQQLSPNMTTAMHQGQDIIQVQIGGQHQGQVVGVGGQVLQLPSSSNQQLQGVTTAQLIQSGDLTEEQHQQLQAQLMAAVAGGQQIQIQTVGALSPSQQQGSPRGNTIQTTSPLQPAKKRKVDMPITVSYALPGQQLATVLAIPQGQGQQQSYVSLRPDVLTVDSSHLYSATGTITSPTGETWTIPVYSAPPGSRDQGSVTHIAIPQEAYSAVQVGGGTTTTMAHTTPTQVTIGSSHAVSTMTGSSVGHEEVQYQTVAANSLFPAQFMHGNIHIPVAVQGYGNTTQSLIWDPQQQVLHTQGGVQVQDTQQLQGQTMAVAEMEGQGHTEMMLPCSLKPEEGLDVWKLWAQRKNAELDKDEINKLAPIGRRQALRFQEDLVSCAVAELSVGLSHMCQEARGLEGETYGADVLYYVFLCIQKYLVDNGRVDDVFSDPYYGRFSQCLHRILEPWRPSVHPLGYLIASQVTEEMLWECKQLGAHSPATLLTTLMFFNTK, from the exons ATGAATAACATGGAGGGTTCGGGGGGCTCGTTTGAGGATCTGGTGAGGCTGAAGGCCCGCAGTGTCCCCCAGCATCGGATGAAGGAGTTCCTGGAGTCCCTGGCCAACAAGGGCCCCGAGGCACTGCAGGAGTTCAATCATCAGAGCGGTGCTACCgccacaaccactaccaccactacggtGTACCAGCAGGGAGCAAACTGCATATACACAGACAACACCGAGGTGGCTGGGTCACTGCTGGAACTGGCCTGTCCG CAACAGCAGGTACAGGTGTCCCAGCAACAGGTGATGGCATCACAGCAGCAGCTCTCACCAAATATGACCACAGCCATGCACCAAGGCCAAGACATAATACAG GTGCAGATCGGGGGGCAACATCAGGGCCAAGTGGTTGGGGTGGGGGGCCAGGTGCTGCAGCTGCCCTCCTCCTCCAATCAACAGCTACAGGGGGTCACCACAGCCCAGCTAATACAGTCCGGGGACCTCACAGAAGAACAGCACCAACAG CTGCAGGCCCAGTTGATGGCAGCGGTGGCGGGTGGTCAACAGATCCAGATACAGACGGTGGGagctctctccccctcacagcaGCAGGGCTCTCCCCGGGGAAACACCATCCAGACCACCTCCCCCCTCCAGCCAGCCAAGAAGCGTAAGGTGGACATGCCCATCACAGTGTCCTACGCCCTGCCTGGTCAGCAGCTGGCCACTGTGCTAGCAATCCCCCAGGGTCAGGGACAGCAGCAGAGCTACGTATCTCTGAGGCCAGACGTGTTGACTGTAGATAGCAGCCACCTGTACAGTGCTACAGGTACCATCACCAGCCCCACTGGAGAGACCTGGACCATCCCAGTCTACTCTGCCCCGCCAGGGTCACGTGATCAGGGCAGTGTCACACACATCGCCATCCCCCAGGAAGCATACAGCGCTGTGCAGGTTGGTGGGGGGACTACAACGACAATGGCACACACTACGCCAACGCAAGTTACGATCGGCTCGAGTCATGCAGTTTCCACGATGACGGGATCGTCGGTGGGTCATGAAGAAGTGCAATACCAGACAGTGGCGGCCAACTCTCTATTCCCGGCCCAGTTCATGCACGGGAACATCCACATCCCTGTGGCAGTGCAAGGGTACGGCAACACCACGCAGTCGCTCATCTGGGACCCCCAGCAGCAGGTGCTGCACACACAGGGAGGGGTGCAGGTCCAGGACACACAGCAACTACAG GGTCAGACCATGGCAGTAGCAGAGATGGAGGGCCAGGGGCATACAGAGATGATGCTTCCCTGTTCTCTGAAGCCTGAGGAGGGGCTTGACGTGTGGAAGCTCTGGGCCCAGAGGAAGAACGCCGAGCTGGACAAGGACGAGATCAACAAACTAGCTCCCATTGGCC gccggCAGGCACTGAGGTTCCAGGAGGACCTGGTGTCGTGTGCGGTTGCTGAGCTCAGTGTGGGGCTGTCTCACATGTGCCAGGAGGCCCGAGGGCTGGAGGGAGAGACTTATGGGGCTGACGTTCTCTATTACGTCTTCCTCTGCATACAGAAg tATCTGGTTGATAATGGTCGTGTGGATGACGTGTTTTCAGACCCATACTACGGGCGCTTCTCCCAGTGTCTGCATCGGATACTGGAGCCATGGAGGCCAAGCGTCCATCCACTAG GTTACCTCATCGCCAGTCAGGTGACAGAGGAGATGCTGTGGGAGTGTAAACAGCTGGGTGCCCATTCCCCTGCAACGCTACTGACTACGCTGATGTTCTTCAACACCAAGTGA
- the LOC110492459 gene encoding glutamine-rich protein 1 isoform X4, with protein sequence MNNMEGSGGSFEDLVRLKARSVPQHRMKEFLESLANKGPEALQEFNHQSGATATTTTTTTVYQQGANCIYTDNTEVAGSLLELACPQQQVQVSQQQVMASQQQLSPNMTTAMHQGQDIIQVQIGGQHQGQVVGVGGQVLQLPSSSNQQLQGVTTAQLIQSGDLTEEQHQQLQAQLMAAVAGGQQIQIQTVGALSPSQQQGSPRGNTIQTTSPLQPAKKRKVDMPITVSYALPGQQLATVLAIPQGQGQQQSYVSLRPDVLTVDSSHLYSATGTITSPTGETWTIPVYSAPPGSRDQGSVTHIAIPQEAYSAVQVGGGTTTTMAHTTPTQVTIGSSHAVSTMTGSSVGHEEVQYQTVAANSLFPAQFMHGNIHIPVAVQGYGNTTQSLIWDPQQQVLHTQGGVQVQDTQQLQGQTMAVAEMEGQGHTEMMLPCSLKPEEGLDVWKLWAQRKNAELDKDEINKLAPIGRRQALRFQEDLVSCAVAELSVGLSHMCQEARGLEGETYGADVLYYVFLCIQKYLVDNGRVDDVFSDPYYGRFSQCLHRILEPWRPSVHPLGPGYLIASQVTEEMLWECKQLGAHSPATLLTTLMFFNTK encoded by the exons ATGAATAACATGGAGGGTTCGGGGGGCTCGTTTGAGGATCTGGTGAGGCTGAAGGCCCGCAGTGTCCCCCAGCATCGGATGAAGGAGTTCCTGGAGTCCCTGGCCAACAAGGGCCCCGAGGCACTGCAGGAGTTCAATCATCAGAGCGGTGCTACCgccacaaccactaccaccactacggtGTACCAGCAGGGAGCAAACTGCATATACACAGACAACACCGAGGTGGCTGGGTCACTGCTGGAACTGGCCTGTCCG CAACAGCAGGTACAGGTGTCCCAGCAACAGGTGATGGCATCACAGCAGCAGCTCTCACCAAATATGACCACAGCCATGCACCAAGGCCAAGACATAATACAG GTGCAGATCGGGGGGCAACATCAGGGCCAAGTGGTTGGGGTGGGGGGCCAGGTGCTGCAGCTGCCCTCCTCCTCCAATCAACAGCTACAGGGGGTCACCACAGCCCAGCTAATACAGTCCGGGGACCTCACAGAAGAACAGCACCAACAG CTGCAGGCCCAGTTGATGGCAGCGGTGGCGGGTGGTCAACAGATCCAGATACAGACGGTGGGagctctctccccctcacagcaGCAGGGCTCTCCCCGGGGAAACACCATCCAGACCACCTCCCCCCTCCAGCCAGCCAAGAAGCGTAAGGTGGACATGCCCATCACAGTGTCCTACGCCCTGCCTGGTCAGCAGCTGGCCACTGTGCTAGCAATCCCCCAGGGTCAGGGACAGCAGCAGAGCTACGTATCTCTGAGGCCAGACGTGTTGACTGTAGATAGCAGCCACCTGTACAGTGCTACAGGTACCATCACCAGCCCCACTGGAGAGACCTGGACCATCCCAGTCTACTCTGCCCCGCCAGGGTCACGTGATCAGGGCAGTGTCACACACATCGCCATCCCCCAGGAAGCATACAGCGCTGTGCAGGTTGGTGGGGGGACTACAACGACAATGGCACACACTACGCCAACGCAAGTTACGATCGGCTCGAGTCATGCAGTTTCCACGATGACGGGATCGTCGGTGGGTCATGAAGAAGTGCAATACCAGACAGTGGCGGCCAACTCTCTATTCCCGGCCCAGTTCATGCACGGGAACATCCACATCCCTGTGGCAGTGCAAGGGTACGGCAACACCACGCAGTCGCTCATCTGGGACCCCCAGCAGCAGGTGCTGCACACACAGGGAGGGGTGCAGGTCCAGGACACACAGCAACTACAG GGTCAGACCATGGCAGTAGCAGAGATGGAGGGCCAGGGGCATACAGAGATGATGCTTCCCTGTTCTCTGAAGCCTGAGGAGGGGCTTGACGTGTGGAAGCTCTGGGCCCAGAGGAAGAACGCCGAGCTGGACAAGGACGAGATCAACAAACTAGCTCCCATTGGCC gccggCAGGCACTGAGGTTCCAGGAGGACCTGGTGTCGTGTGCGGTTGCTGAGCTCAGTGTGGGGCTGTCTCACATGTGCCAGGAGGCCCGAGGGCTGGAGGGAGAGACTTATGGGGCTGACGTTCTCTATTACGTCTTCCTCTGCATACAGAAg tATCTGGTTGATAATGGTCGTGTGGATGACGTGTTTTCAGACCCATACTACGGGCGCTTCTCCCAGTGTCTGCATCGGATACTGGAGCCATGGAGGCCAAGCGTCCATCCACTAG GCCCAGGTTACCTCATCGCCAGTCAGGTGACAGAGGAGATGCTGTGGGAGTGTAAACAGCTGGGTGCCCATTCCCCTGCAACGCTACTGACTACGCTGATGTTCTTCAACACCAAGTGA
- the LOC110492459 gene encoding glutamine-rich protein 1 isoform X2, with product MNNMEGSGGSFEDLVRLKARSVPQHRMKEFLESLANKGPEALQEFNHQSGATATTTTTTTVYQQGANCIYTDNTEVAGSLLELACPQQQVQVSQQQVMASQQQLSPNMTTAMHQGQDIIQVQIGGQHQGQVVGVGGQVLQLPSSSNQQLQGVTTAQLIQSGDLTEEQHQQLQAQLMAAVAGGQQIQIQTVGALSPSQQQGSPRGNTIQTTSPLQPAKKRKVDMPITVSYALPGQQLATVLAIPQGQGQQQSYVSLRPDVLTVDSSHLYSATGTITSPTGETWTIPVYSAPPGSRDQGSVTHIAIPQEAYSAVQVGGGTTTTMAHTTPTQVTIGSSHAVSTMTGSSVGHEEVQYQTVAANSLFPAQFMHGNIHIPVAVQGYGNTTQSLIWDPQQQVLHTQGGVQVQDTQQLQGQTMAVAEMEGQGHTEMMLPCSLKPEEGLDVWKLWAQRKNAELDKDEINKLAPIGRRQALRFQEDLVSCAVAELSVGLSHMCQEARGLEGETYGADVLYYVFLCIQKYLVDNGRVDDVFSDPYYGRFSQCLHRILEPWRPSVHPLGYLIASQVTEEMLWECKQLGAHSPATLLTTLMFFNTKYFQLKTVEQHLKLAFSKVLRHTRKSPNNPKDKCTSIRYLKPVGQHQIGQKVTDDMYAEQLEHPENPLRCPIKLYDFYLFKCPQSAKGRNDAFYLNPEPVVAPNSPLWYSTQPINREQMEHILARCLIVREIQEAVANIH from the exons ATGAATAACATGGAGGGTTCGGGGGGCTCGTTTGAGGATCTGGTGAGGCTGAAGGCCCGCAGTGTCCCCCAGCATCGGATGAAGGAGTTCCTGGAGTCCCTGGCCAACAAGGGCCCCGAGGCACTGCAGGAGTTCAATCATCAGAGCGGTGCTACCgccacaaccactaccaccactacggtGTACCAGCAGGGAGCAAACTGCATATACACAGACAACACCGAGGTGGCTGGGTCACTGCTGGAACTGGCCTGTCCG CAACAGCAGGTACAGGTGTCCCAGCAACAGGTGATGGCATCACAGCAGCAGCTCTCACCAAATATGACCACAGCCATGCACCAAGGCCAAGACATAATACAG GTGCAGATCGGGGGGCAACATCAGGGCCAAGTGGTTGGGGTGGGGGGCCAGGTGCTGCAGCTGCCCTCCTCCTCCAATCAACAGCTACAGGGGGTCACCACAGCCCAGCTAATACAGTCCGGGGACCTCACAGAAGAACAGCACCAACAG CTGCAGGCCCAGTTGATGGCAGCGGTGGCGGGTGGTCAACAGATCCAGATACAGACGGTGGGagctctctccccctcacagcaGCAGGGCTCTCCCCGGGGAAACACCATCCAGACCACCTCCCCCCTCCAGCCAGCCAAGAAGCGTAAGGTGGACATGCCCATCACAGTGTCCTACGCCCTGCCTGGTCAGCAGCTGGCCACTGTGCTAGCAATCCCCCAGGGTCAGGGACAGCAGCAGAGCTACGTATCTCTGAGGCCAGACGTGTTGACTGTAGATAGCAGCCACCTGTACAGTGCTACAGGTACCATCACCAGCCCCACTGGAGAGACCTGGACCATCCCAGTCTACTCTGCCCCGCCAGGGTCACGTGATCAGGGCAGTGTCACACACATCGCCATCCCCCAGGAAGCATACAGCGCTGTGCAGGTTGGTGGGGGGACTACAACGACAATGGCACACACTACGCCAACGCAAGTTACGATCGGCTCGAGTCATGCAGTTTCCACGATGACGGGATCGTCGGTGGGTCATGAAGAAGTGCAATACCAGACAGTGGCGGCCAACTCTCTATTCCCGGCCCAGTTCATGCACGGGAACATCCACATCCCTGTGGCAGTGCAAGGGTACGGCAACACCACGCAGTCGCTCATCTGGGACCCCCAGCAGCAGGTGCTGCACACACAGGGAGGGGTGCAGGTCCAGGACACACAGCAACTACAG GGTCAGACCATGGCAGTAGCAGAGATGGAGGGCCAGGGGCATACAGAGATGATGCTTCCCTGTTCTCTGAAGCCTGAGGAGGGGCTTGACGTGTGGAAGCTCTGGGCCCAGAGGAAGAACGCCGAGCTGGACAAGGACGAGATCAACAAACTAGCTCCCATTGGCC gccggCAGGCACTGAGGTTCCAGGAGGACCTGGTGTCGTGTGCGGTTGCTGAGCTCAGTGTGGGGCTGTCTCACATGTGCCAGGAGGCCCGAGGGCTGGAGGGAGAGACTTATGGGGCTGACGTTCTCTATTACGTCTTCCTCTGCATACAGAAg tATCTGGTTGATAATGGTCGTGTGGATGACGTGTTTTCAGACCCATACTACGGGCGCTTCTCCCAGTGTCTGCATCGGATACTGGAGCCATGGAGGCCAAGCGTCCATCCACTAG GTTACCTCATCGCCAGTCAGGTGACAGAGGAGATGCTGTGGGAGTGTAAACAGCTGGGTGCCCATTCCCCTGCAACGCTACTGACTACGCTGATGTTCTTCAACACCAA GTACTTCCAGCTGAAGACTGTGGAGCAGCATCTGAAGCTGGCCTTCTCCAAGGTCCTGAGACACACCAGGAAGAGCCCCAACAACCCCAAAGACAAGTGCACCAGCATCCGCTACCTGAAGCCTGTTGGCCAGCACCAGATAGGACAGAAAG TGACAGATGACATGTATGCAGAGCAGTTGGAGCACCCAGAGAACCCTCTGCGCTGCCCCATCAAACTCTATGACTTCTACCTCTTCAAATG tccacAGAGTGCTAAAGGCCGCAACGACGCCTTCTACCTGAACCCTGAACCCGTGGTGGCGCCCAACAGCCCCCTGTGGTACTCCACCCAGCCAATCAACAGAGAGCAGATGGAGCACATCCTCGCTCGCTGCCTTATCGTGAGAGAGATCCAGGAAGCTGTTGCCAACATACACTAG
- the LOC110492459 gene encoding glutamine-rich protein 1 isoform X3, which yields MNNMEGSGGSFEDLVRLKARSVPQHRMKEFLESLANKGPEALQEFNHQSGATATTTTTTTVYQQGANCIYTDNTEVAGSLLELACPQQQVQVSQQQVMASQQQLSPNMTTAMHQGQDIIQVQIGGQHQGQVVGVGGQVLQLPSSSNQQLQGVTTAQLIQSGDLTEEQHQQLQAQLMAAVAGGQQIQIQTVGALSPSQQQGSPRGNTIQTTSPLQPAKKRKVDMPITVSYALPGQQLATVLAIPQGQGQQQSYVSLRPDVLTVDSSHLYSATGTITSPTGETWTIPVYSAPPGSRDQGSVTHIAIPQEAYSAVQVGGGTTTTMAHTTPTQVTIGSSHAVSTMTGSSVGHEEVQYQTVAANSLFPAQFMHGNIHIPVAVQGYGNTTQSLIWDPQQQVLHTQGGVQVQDTQQLQGQTMAVAEMEGQGHTEMMLPCSLKPEEGLDVWKLWAQRKNAELDKDEINKLAPIGRRQALRFQEDLVSCAVAELSVGLSHMCQEARGLEGETYGADVLYYVFLCIQKYLVDNGRVDDVFSDPYYGRFSQCLHRILEPWRPSVHPLGPGYLIASQVTEEMLWECKQLGAHSPATLLTTLMFFNTKYFQLKTVEQHLKLAFSKVLRHTRKSPNNPKDKCTSIRYLKPVGQHQIGQKDDMYAEQLEHPENPLRCPIKLYDFYLFKCPQSAKGRNDAFYLNPEPVVAPNSPLWYSTQPINREQMEHILARCLIVREIQEAVANIH from the exons ATGAATAACATGGAGGGTTCGGGGGGCTCGTTTGAGGATCTGGTGAGGCTGAAGGCCCGCAGTGTCCCCCAGCATCGGATGAAGGAGTTCCTGGAGTCCCTGGCCAACAAGGGCCCCGAGGCACTGCAGGAGTTCAATCATCAGAGCGGTGCTACCgccacaaccactaccaccactacggtGTACCAGCAGGGAGCAAACTGCATATACACAGACAACACCGAGGTGGCTGGGTCACTGCTGGAACTGGCCTGTCCG CAACAGCAGGTACAGGTGTCCCAGCAACAGGTGATGGCATCACAGCAGCAGCTCTCACCAAATATGACCACAGCCATGCACCAAGGCCAAGACATAATACAG GTGCAGATCGGGGGGCAACATCAGGGCCAAGTGGTTGGGGTGGGGGGCCAGGTGCTGCAGCTGCCCTCCTCCTCCAATCAACAGCTACAGGGGGTCACCACAGCCCAGCTAATACAGTCCGGGGACCTCACAGAAGAACAGCACCAACAG CTGCAGGCCCAGTTGATGGCAGCGGTGGCGGGTGGTCAACAGATCCAGATACAGACGGTGGGagctctctccccctcacagcaGCAGGGCTCTCCCCGGGGAAACACCATCCAGACCACCTCCCCCCTCCAGCCAGCCAAGAAGCGTAAGGTGGACATGCCCATCACAGTGTCCTACGCCCTGCCTGGTCAGCAGCTGGCCACTGTGCTAGCAATCCCCCAGGGTCAGGGACAGCAGCAGAGCTACGTATCTCTGAGGCCAGACGTGTTGACTGTAGATAGCAGCCACCTGTACAGTGCTACAGGTACCATCACCAGCCCCACTGGAGAGACCTGGACCATCCCAGTCTACTCTGCCCCGCCAGGGTCACGTGATCAGGGCAGTGTCACACACATCGCCATCCCCCAGGAAGCATACAGCGCTGTGCAGGTTGGTGGGGGGACTACAACGACAATGGCACACACTACGCCAACGCAAGTTACGATCGGCTCGAGTCATGCAGTTTCCACGATGACGGGATCGTCGGTGGGTCATGAAGAAGTGCAATACCAGACAGTGGCGGCCAACTCTCTATTCCCGGCCCAGTTCATGCACGGGAACATCCACATCCCTGTGGCAGTGCAAGGGTACGGCAACACCACGCAGTCGCTCATCTGGGACCCCCAGCAGCAGGTGCTGCACACACAGGGAGGGGTGCAGGTCCAGGACACACAGCAACTACAG GGTCAGACCATGGCAGTAGCAGAGATGGAGGGCCAGGGGCATACAGAGATGATGCTTCCCTGTTCTCTGAAGCCTGAGGAGGGGCTTGACGTGTGGAAGCTCTGGGCCCAGAGGAAGAACGCCGAGCTGGACAAGGACGAGATCAACAAACTAGCTCCCATTGGCC gccggCAGGCACTGAGGTTCCAGGAGGACCTGGTGTCGTGTGCGGTTGCTGAGCTCAGTGTGGGGCTGTCTCACATGTGCCAGGAGGCCCGAGGGCTGGAGGGAGAGACTTATGGGGCTGACGTTCTCTATTACGTCTTCCTCTGCATACAGAAg tATCTGGTTGATAATGGTCGTGTGGATGACGTGTTTTCAGACCCATACTACGGGCGCTTCTCCCAGTGTCTGCATCGGATACTGGAGCCATGGAGGCCAAGCGTCCATCCACTAG GCCCAGGTTACCTCATCGCCAGTCAGGTGACAGAGGAGATGCTGTGGGAGTGTAAACAGCTGGGTGCCCATTCCCCTGCAACGCTACTGACTACGCTGATGTTCTTCAACACCAA GTACTTCCAGCTGAAGACTGTGGAGCAGCATCTGAAGCTGGCCTTCTCCAAGGTCCTGAGACACACCAGGAAGAGCCCCAACAACCCCAAAGACAAGTGCACCAGCATCCGCTACCTGAAGCCTGTTGGCCAGCACCAGATAGGACAGAAAG ATGACATGTATGCAGAGCAGTTGGAGCACCCAGAGAACCCTCTGCGCTGCCCCATCAAACTCTATGACTTCTACCTCTTCAAATG tccacAGAGTGCTAAAGGCCGCAACGACGCCTTCTACCTGAACCCTGAACCCGTGGTGGCGCCCAACAGCCCCCTGTGGTACTCCACCCAGCCAATCAACAGAGAGCAGATGGAGCACATCCTCGCTCGCTGCCTTATCGTGAGAGAGATCCAGGAAGCTGTTGCCAACATACACTAG
- the LOC110492459 gene encoding glutamine-rich protein 1 isoform X1 — protein MNNMEGSGGSFEDLVRLKARSVPQHRMKEFLESLANKGPEALQEFNHQSGATATTTTTTTVYQQGANCIYTDNTEVAGSLLELACPQQQVQVSQQQVMASQQQLSPNMTTAMHQGQDIIQVQIGGQHQGQVVGVGGQVLQLPSSSNQQLQGVTTAQLIQSGDLTEEQHQQLQAQLMAAVAGGQQIQIQTVGALSPSQQQGSPRGNTIQTTSPLQPAKKRKVDMPITVSYALPGQQLATVLAIPQGQGQQQSYVSLRPDVLTVDSSHLYSATGTITSPTGETWTIPVYSAPPGSRDQGSVTHIAIPQEAYSAVQVGGGTTTTMAHTTPTQVTIGSSHAVSTMTGSSVGHEEVQYQTVAANSLFPAQFMHGNIHIPVAVQGYGNTTQSLIWDPQQQVLHTQGGVQVQDTQQLQGQTMAVAEMEGQGHTEMMLPCSLKPEEGLDVWKLWAQRKNAELDKDEINKLAPIGRRQALRFQEDLVSCAVAELSVGLSHMCQEARGLEGETYGADVLYYVFLCIQKYLVDNGRVDDVFSDPYYGRFSQCLHRILEPWRPSVHPLGPGYLIASQVTEEMLWECKQLGAHSPATLLTTLMFFNTKYFQLKTVEQHLKLAFSKVLRHTRKSPNNPKDKCTSIRYLKPVGQHQIGQKVTDDMYAEQLEHPENPLRCPIKLYDFYLFKCPQSAKGRNDAFYLNPEPVVAPNSPLWYSTQPINREQMEHILARCLIVREIQEAVANIH, from the exons ATGAATAACATGGAGGGTTCGGGGGGCTCGTTTGAGGATCTGGTGAGGCTGAAGGCCCGCAGTGTCCCCCAGCATCGGATGAAGGAGTTCCTGGAGTCCCTGGCCAACAAGGGCCCCGAGGCACTGCAGGAGTTCAATCATCAGAGCGGTGCTACCgccacaaccactaccaccactacggtGTACCAGCAGGGAGCAAACTGCATATACACAGACAACACCGAGGTGGCTGGGTCACTGCTGGAACTGGCCTGTCCG CAACAGCAGGTACAGGTGTCCCAGCAACAGGTGATGGCATCACAGCAGCAGCTCTCACCAAATATGACCACAGCCATGCACCAAGGCCAAGACATAATACAG GTGCAGATCGGGGGGCAACATCAGGGCCAAGTGGTTGGGGTGGGGGGCCAGGTGCTGCAGCTGCCCTCCTCCTCCAATCAACAGCTACAGGGGGTCACCACAGCCCAGCTAATACAGTCCGGGGACCTCACAGAAGAACAGCACCAACAG CTGCAGGCCCAGTTGATGGCAGCGGTGGCGGGTGGTCAACAGATCCAGATACAGACGGTGGGagctctctccccctcacagcaGCAGGGCTCTCCCCGGGGAAACACCATCCAGACCACCTCCCCCCTCCAGCCAGCCAAGAAGCGTAAGGTGGACATGCCCATCACAGTGTCCTACGCCCTGCCTGGTCAGCAGCTGGCCACTGTGCTAGCAATCCCCCAGGGTCAGGGACAGCAGCAGAGCTACGTATCTCTGAGGCCAGACGTGTTGACTGTAGATAGCAGCCACCTGTACAGTGCTACAGGTACCATCACCAGCCCCACTGGAGAGACCTGGACCATCCCAGTCTACTCTGCCCCGCCAGGGTCACGTGATCAGGGCAGTGTCACACACATCGCCATCCCCCAGGAAGCATACAGCGCTGTGCAGGTTGGTGGGGGGACTACAACGACAATGGCACACACTACGCCAACGCAAGTTACGATCGGCTCGAGTCATGCAGTTTCCACGATGACGGGATCGTCGGTGGGTCATGAAGAAGTGCAATACCAGACAGTGGCGGCCAACTCTCTATTCCCGGCCCAGTTCATGCACGGGAACATCCACATCCCTGTGGCAGTGCAAGGGTACGGCAACACCACGCAGTCGCTCATCTGGGACCCCCAGCAGCAGGTGCTGCACACACAGGGAGGGGTGCAGGTCCAGGACACACAGCAACTACAG GGTCAGACCATGGCAGTAGCAGAGATGGAGGGCCAGGGGCATACAGAGATGATGCTTCCCTGTTCTCTGAAGCCTGAGGAGGGGCTTGACGTGTGGAAGCTCTGGGCCCAGAGGAAGAACGCCGAGCTGGACAAGGACGAGATCAACAAACTAGCTCCCATTGGCC gccggCAGGCACTGAGGTTCCAGGAGGACCTGGTGTCGTGTGCGGTTGCTGAGCTCAGTGTGGGGCTGTCTCACATGTGCCAGGAGGCCCGAGGGCTGGAGGGAGAGACTTATGGGGCTGACGTTCTCTATTACGTCTTCCTCTGCATACAGAAg tATCTGGTTGATAATGGTCGTGTGGATGACGTGTTTTCAGACCCATACTACGGGCGCTTCTCCCAGTGTCTGCATCGGATACTGGAGCCATGGAGGCCAAGCGTCCATCCACTAG GCCCAGGTTACCTCATCGCCAGTCAGGTGACAGAGGAGATGCTGTGGGAGTGTAAACAGCTGGGTGCCCATTCCCCTGCAACGCTACTGACTACGCTGATGTTCTTCAACACCAA GTACTTCCAGCTGAAGACTGTGGAGCAGCATCTGAAGCTGGCCTTCTCCAAGGTCCTGAGACACACCAGGAAGAGCCCCAACAACCCCAAAGACAAGTGCACCAGCATCCGCTACCTGAAGCCTGTTGGCCAGCACCAGATAGGACAGAAAG TGACAGATGACATGTATGCAGAGCAGTTGGAGCACCCAGAGAACCCTCTGCGCTGCCCCATCAAACTCTATGACTTCTACCTCTTCAAATG tccacAGAGTGCTAAAGGCCGCAACGACGCCTTCTACCTGAACCCTGAACCCGTGGTGGCGCCCAACAGCCCCCTGTGGTACTCCACCCAGCCAATCAACAGAGAGCAGATGGAGCACATCCTCGCTCGCTGCCTTATCGTGAGAGAGATCCAGGAAGCTGTTGCCAACATACACTAG